In a genomic window of Clostridia bacterium:
- the mutM gene encoding bifunctional DNA-formamidopyrimidine glycosylase/DNA-(apurinic or apyrimidinic site) lyase: protein MPELPEVETIKRTLAPHICGKAFGRVQSITPSLLRGASAEELAEDLPGRVIAKLGRRGKYLLLYLTYDKLLVFHLGMSGRITYWPGLNSAPIEPHTHFWAQLVSAGADHGDSQAGPQGELRLVDPRRFGKIYYGDETTLIGKLEAKLGWEPFDPRLTAEALGAKLKNGRRPIKTALLDQGLIAGVGNIYADEALFAAGIHPTRTAESLALEEIENLLQSLRQVLVLGIEDGGTTFRDYVNGRGERGSHQDHLSVYGREGEACPRCHAPITRTKIGGRSSFYCPHCQVPPS, encoded by the coding sequence ATGCCGGAATTGCCTGAGGTGGAAACCATAAAGAGGACACTGGCCCCACACATTTGCGGGAAAGCCTTTGGGCGGGTTCAGTCGATTACGCCTAGTTTGCTGCGGGGGGCCTCGGCCGAGGAACTTGCCGAGGATCTGCCGGGGCGGGTCATTGCCAAGCTGGGGAGGCGGGGGAAGTACCTGCTCCTGTACTTGACTTACGACAAGCTGCTGGTGTTTCATTTGGGCATGAGCGGGAGGATTACCTATTGGCCGGGGTTGAATTCAGCCCCGATTGAGCCTCACACTCACTTTTGGGCTCAATTGGTGAGTGCGGGTGCCGACCATGGTGATTCCCAAGCCGGACCCCAGGGGGAATTACGGCTGGTGGACCCGCGGCGGTTTGGCAAGATCTACTATGGAGACGAAACAACGCTAATAGGCAAACTGGAGGCCAAGCTGGGCTGGGAACCATTTGACCCCCGGCTTACCGCTGAAGCCCTAGGAGCTAAGCTCAAGAACGGCCGGCGACCCATAAAGACTGCCCTTTTGGACCAGGGCCTGATTGCCGGGGTAGGCAATATCTATGCGGACGAAGCTTTGTTTGCTGCCGGCATCCATCCGACCCGGACAGCTGAATCTTTGGCTTTGGAGGAGATCGAGAACCTGCTGCAAAGCCTGCGACAGGTTTTGGTTTTGGGCATTGAGGATGGCGGGACTACCTTTCGGGATTACGTCAACGGCCGTGGGGAAAGGGGAAGTCATCAGGATCACTTATCGGTCTACGGCCGGGAAGGGGAAGCTTGTCCTCGGTGCCATGCGCCCATAACCCGAACCAAGATCGGCGGCCGCAGCAGCTTCTACTGCCCGCATTGCCAGGTACCTCCCAGCTAG
- a CDS encoding ABC transporter substrate-binding protein: MLTRAGKAPLAVIVLLLVLSAGALGGCQASSQSSSMPSPASESQGQGLRVVRWLVSQEPPTLDPAQIQDQVGYQIAGLVFDTLVGYDAANQKVVARLADRWTASADGKVYTFHLRQGVHFHNGRELKAEDVKYSWERILANPQKFPAGQLLAGLTGASGGKRRSASAPGAVAGISVNGDYDLTVTLSQPDPNFLIKLADPGLGIVAREAVEAAQASGAIFGSPGSYFAPAAIPIGTGPFRVAEWIGGKEINLGANPDYFGGAPGIDRLEIRVGLSSEDAWLSWRAGQIDVVQDAPAKFRSQAAASGRTVQFYPTRAVTQLFIGKRKLLDDLAVRIALLSSIDRQALAAKTQGAAEPETHLIPWASLGLPAPALLPAPAPAQPSGGSGQPGAGSGSGAGSGQQPGKGFNQHSGQVLQPSTAQPQPPGTTSPPSGGAPSASPGPSSLKDLLAAKGYIKPTLTLAWREGRDEDLANELARQWQAQGVQIKLVPIPPRQWQQALASQKYDLYLVPSAPIYPQPEAYLNGGAANFIPASASLLDPVAKEQWLGQQGLGTGLVLWKSSIVARKGITGLKVDGVGRLHWEKVGIAAR, from the coding sequence GTGCTAACCAGGGCAGGCAAAGCGCCACTGGCGGTGATTGTGCTCCTTCTGGTATTGAGCGCAGGAGCTTTAGGAGGCTGCCAGGCTAGTTCTCAGAGCTCATCGATGCCATCTCCAGCCTCTGAATCCCAAGGCCAAGGCTTGCGGGTAGTGCGCTGGCTGGTATCCCAAGAGCCTCCTACTCTGGACCCGGCCCAGATCCAAGATCAGGTAGGCTACCAGATAGCCGGTCTGGTGTTTGATACTTTAGTTGGCTACGATGCGGCCAACCAAAAAGTGGTGGCCAGGCTGGCGGATCGGTGGACAGCTTCAGCCGATGGCAAAGTCTATACCTTCCACCTTCGCCAAGGAGTCCACTTTCATAACGGCCGGGAGCTGAAGGCGGAGGATGTCAAGTACAGCTGGGAAAGGATCCTGGCCAATCCCCAAAAATTCCCTGCCGGGCAGCTGTTGGCGGGGTTGACCGGCGCGAGCGGGGGCAAGCGCAGGTCCGCCAGCGCCCCAGGGGCAGTAGCCGGGATTTCCGTCAACGGCGATTATGATTTGACCGTAACCTTAAGCCAGCCCGACCCCAACTTTCTTATCAAGCTAGCTGATCCGGGACTTGGCATCGTAGCCCGGGAGGCGGTGGAAGCAGCTCAGGCCAGCGGAGCCATTTTTGGATCTCCAGGCAGCTACTTTGCTCCGGCGGCCATCCCCATCGGCACTGGGCCGTTTCGGGTGGCCGAATGGATTGGAGGAAAGGAAATCAACCTGGGGGCCAATCCCGACTACTTTGGCGGGGCACCGGGTATTGACCGGCTGGAAATACGCGTGGGGCTCTCCAGCGAAGACGCTTGGTTGAGCTGGCGAGCCGGACAAATAGATGTAGTCCAGGACGCGCCAGCCAAGTTTCGGAGCCAAGCAGCTGCCTCCGGGAGGACGGTGCAGTTTTACCCTACTAGGGCGGTGACCCAGTTATTCATTGGCAAGCGTAAGCTCTTAGACGACTTGGCGGTGCGGATAGCACTCCTAAGCAGCATTGATCGGCAAGCCTTGGCGGCAAAAACCCAGGGGGCGGCGGAGCCGGAGACGCATTTAATTCCTTGGGCTAGCCTTGGATTGCCGGCGCCAGCGCTGCTGCCGGCACCGGCGCCGGCCCAGCCGTCTGGTGGGTCTGGACAGCCGGGTGCCGGCTCGGGGTCGGGAGCGGGGTCGGGGCAGCAGCCGGGCAAGGGTTTTAACCAACACTCAGGCCAAGTCCTTCAGCCTAGTACTGCTCAGCCACAGCCGCCCGGGACAACTTCCCCGCCGAGCGGAGGGGCACCGTCCGCCTCGCCCGGTCCTTCCAGCCTAAAAGATCTCCTGGCCGCTAAAGGGTATATCAAGCCTACCCTGACTTTAGCTTGGCGGGAGGGGCGGGATGAAGATCTAGCCAATGAACTGGCCCGGCAATGGCAGGCCCAAGGGGTGCAGATCAAGCTGGTGCCGATACCTCCTCGGCAATGGCAACAAGCATTGGCGAGTCAGAAGTATGATCTTTACTTGGTGCCCAGCGCGCCTATCTATCCCCAGCCCGAGGCTTACCTAAATGGGGGCGCGGCCAACTTTATTCCTGCCTCGGCAAGTTTGTTGGATCCCGTGGCTAAGGAACAATGGCTCGGGCAGCAGGGGCTGGGTACCGGGCTGGTGCTCTGGAAGAGCTCCATCGTAGCCCGGAAGGGCATCACCGGCCTAAAAGTAGATGGGGTTGGCCGCCTCCACTGGGAAAAGGTGGGAATCGCGGCTAGGTAG
- a CDS encoding dephospho-CoA kinase → MFIIGLTGGIASGKSTVAGMLKDLGAEIIDADAIARQVVEPGRPALKKIAEKLGEEFINPDGTLNRAALGEYIFANPEARRTLNAITHPRIIEEVATRLRQIADRDSLAVAVIDAPLLLEVGMASVVDEVWVTYVPEETQIKRLMERDGLTLEQAQARLKAQMPIDEKLKAADRVINTACSLEATREQVLALWKQIPGANRG, encoded by the coding sequence ATGTTTATAATTGGACTGACTGGAGGCATTGCCAGCGGCAAGAGCACGGTGGCCGGCATGCTGAAAGACTTGGGTGCCGAGATCATTGATGCCGACGCCATTGCTCGCCAGGTGGTGGAGCCGGGCCGCCCTGCCCTGAAAAAGATTGCCGAAAAGCTGGGGGAAGAATTCATCAATCCTGATGGCACCTTGAACCGGGCAGCCCTAGGGGAATACATCTTTGCCAACCCGGAAGCACGCCGAACCCTGAATGCCATTACCCATCCCCGCATCATTGAAGAGGTGGCTACTCGCCTGCGGCAGATTGCCGACCGCGACTCCCTGGCCGTGGCGGTGATCGATGCTCCCTTGCTGCTGGAGGTAGGCATGGCTTCGGTGGTAGATGAGGTGTGGGTGACCTATGTGCCGGAAGAAACCCAAATCAAGCGATTAATGGAGCGGGATGGCTTAACTTTAGAACAAGCCCAGGCGCGGCTCAAGGCGCAAATGCCCATTGACGAAAAGCTAAAGGCAGCCGACCGGGTCATCAATACTGCCTGCTCTCTCGAGGCCACCAGGGAGCAGGTTTTAGCCTTGTGGAAGCAGATTCCCGGAGCCAACCGGGGCTAG
- a CDS encoding manganese efflux pump, which produces MELGTAVIMALALSLDGLTTGLAYGWRRILVPWFSLLGMGLVSTAVIGTSLALGGGAAGLLPAWLAPRLGGLILVGVGIWVLVQQRSHLGSQAGPERAATGLGISWLAEGAGEFKPWLQVRIGFLRIVIQVLRYPDRADMDASGAISWPESLLLGLALSLDAFGAGFAAGIAGLGGWPLLVLVPGFQMLMVSLGLAWGRRLGQARGVPWQQYLPGLMLILIGIIRFQT; this is translated from the coding sequence ATGGAGCTAGGTACGGCGGTGATCATGGCTTTAGCGTTGAGCCTGGATGGGTTAACCACCGGGCTAGCTTATGGGTGGAGGCGAATACTGGTCCCTTGGTTCTCGCTTCTGGGGATGGGATTAGTTTCGACGGCAGTCATCGGGACATCCTTAGCCTTGGGCGGTGGAGCGGCCGGACTGTTGCCGGCTTGGTTGGCACCCCGGCTGGGCGGGCTAATCCTGGTGGGGGTGGGGATATGGGTGCTGGTACAGCAGCGCTCCCACTTGGGATCCCAGGCGGGTCCTGAGCGAGCGGCCACAGGCCTAGGTATTTCCTGGTTGGCTGAGGGTGCTGGCGAGTTTAAGCCCTGGCTGCAAGTTCGGATTGGCTTCCTGCGGATCGTCATCCAAGTACTCAGGTACCCTGACCGGGCTGATATGGACGCTTCTGGAGCCATCAGTTGGCCAGAGTCGTTGCTTTTGGGCCTAGCCCTTTCCTTGGACGCTTTTGGGGCCGGATTCGCGGCCGGCATTGCCGGGTTAGGCGGCTGGCCGCTTCTGGTCTTGGTGCCTGGGTTTCAGATGTTGATGGTGAGCCTGGGGCTGGCCTGGGGTCGAAGGCTAGGGCAAGCTAGGGGAGTTCCATGGCAGCAATATCTTCCTGGACTGATGCTCATCTTAATAGGCATAATCAGGTTTCAGACTTAG
- a CDS encoding lytic transglycosylase domain-containing protein, producing the protein MPLVWLGVLIGLWLLFTPWIWRTIYPFPHKETIYYYARAYNLDPQLVAAVVRVESGFNPKATSPRGAVGLMQVMPETARWVSRQAGLPFEPKQLYDPVYNIQVGTWYLAYLHQEFDGNLAMVLAAYNGGSAKVKEWVATQRWDGSLRNIDRIPFAETRDFVRKVLRDYQFYRWIYV; encoded by the coding sequence ATGCCTTTGGTTTGGTTAGGTGTTTTGATAGGGCTATGGTTGCTTTTCACGCCGTGGATTTGGCGGACTATATATCCCTTCCCCCACAAGGAGACCATTTACTATTATGCCCGGGCTTATAACCTCGACCCCCAGCTGGTGGCGGCGGTGGTGAGGGTGGAGAGCGGCTTTAACCCTAAGGCCACTTCCCCCCGGGGAGCCGTAGGACTGATGCAGGTGATGCCGGAGACGGCTCGCTGGGTGTCCAGGCAAGCAGGGTTGCCCTTTGAGCCCAAACAGCTCTATGATCCCGTGTACAACATCCAGGTAGGCACTTGGTATCTAGCCTACCTGCACCAGGAGTTTGATGGTAACTTGGCCATGGTCCTGGCTGCTTACAATGGCGGGAGCGCCAAGGTGAAGGAATGGGTGGCTACTCAGCGTTGGGACGGGAGCTTGAGGAATATAGACCGCATTCCCTTCGCTGAAACCAGGGATTTCGTAAGGAAAGTGCTGCGGGACTACCAATTTTACCGCTGGATCTATGTATAG
- a CDS encoding nicotinate phosphoribosyltransferase, with product MAERENKEIATLAQVEALKADSGSRFFSATHEEIASGATTDLYFVRTYEILRGLGLLDTPVVAEVFARRNGVMAGIPEVLWLLRDKDVAIWAVPEGEEFATKEVVLRIEGKYGDFGLFETPILGFLAHASGWATAAREAKRAAGEAKVYCFGARHVHPAVAPVMERAAIVGGADGAACVLAAKLAGQRPVGTVPHTVMIIVGDTVEAALAYDRFMPPEAPRTILIDTFKDEAEEALRVAEALGPRLQGVRLDTPGERGGVTADLVREVRARLDMAGYQHVQIMVSGGLTPERIAALREAGAVAFGVGSYISSAPPIDMTMDLKEVTGKPIAKRGRIPGITPNPHLVKIK from the coding sequence TTGGCAGAGCGGGAGAACAAGGAAATAGCAACTTTGGCGCAGGTGGAGGCGCTTAAGGCCGATTCGGGGTCGCGGTTTTTTTCGGCAACTCATGAGGAAATAGCCAGCGGCGCTACTACTGACCTATACTTTGTGCGCACTTATGAGATTCTGCGTGGATTGGGGCTTCTCGATACCCCGGTGGTGGCCGAGGTCTTTGCCCGCCGGAACGGCGTAATGGCGGGGATTCCGGAGGTGCTTTGGCTTTTGCGGGACAAAGACGTGGCCATTTGGGCGGTTCCTGAGGGAGAAGAGTTTGCCACCAAGGAAGTGGTGCTTCGCATCGAAGGCAAATACGGCGATTTTGGCCTCTTTGAAACCCCCATCTTGGGGTTTCTGGCCCATGCCAGCGGATGGGCTACCGCGGCCCGAGAGGCTAAACGGGCGGCCGGGGAGGCCAAGGTTTATTGCTTTGGTGCCCGGCACGTACACCCGGCCGTGGCGCCGGTAATGGAGCGGGCTGCCATCGTGGGTGGGGCCGACGGGGCTGCCTGCGTCTTGGCCGCCAAGCTAGCCGGCCAGCGGCCGGTGGGAACCGTCCCGCATACGGTAATGATAATAGTGGGGGATACGGTGGAGGCGGCCCTTGCCTATGACCGGTTTATGCCTCCGGAGGCCCCTCGGACCATACTCATAGATACCTTTAAGGATGAAGCTGAGGAAGCCTTACGGGTGGCTGAGGCCTTGGGGCCCAGGCTACAGGGAGTGAGGCTGGATACCCCGGGGGAGCGGGGTGGGGTCACCGCTGATTTGGTGCGGGAGGTGCGCGCTCGCCTGGATATGGCCGGCTACCAGCATGTGCAGATCATGGTTTCGGGAGGGTTGACTCCGGAACGAATCGCTGCCTTGCGGGAAGCGGGAGCGGTGGCTTTTGGGGTAGGAAGTTACATCTCTTCGGCGCCGCCCATCGACATGACCATGGACTTAAAAGAAGTGACCGGCAAGCCCATTGCCAAGCGGGGCCGCATACCGGGAATTACCCCCAATCCCCACTTGGTAAAAATTAAGTAG